From Desulfosalsimonas propionicica, the proteins below share one genomic window:
- the nuoE gene encoding NADH-quinone oxidoreductase subunit NuoE produces MAATDKLQHPDVTPEMIREIDDIIESQKNAPGAVIPVLRMSQDVVGYLPVEVIDYISAGLNIPSSDVYGVATFYSLFSLTPKGRHRIRACLGTACYVKGIKEVMGRISKEFDLEVGGTTEDRRFSLEAVRCLGACGLAPVVVVDQDTYGGISADQVSGILEKYE; encoded by the coding sequence ATGGCGGCAACAGACAAGCTGCAGCACCCGGATGTCACTCCTGAAATGATCCGGGAAATCGATGATATTATTGAATCCCAGAAAAATGCCCCGGGCGCGGTGATTCCGGTTTTGCGCATGAGCCAGGACGTGGTGGGCTATCTGCCGGTGGAGGTGATTGATTACATCAGCGCCGGGCTCAATATCCCCTCCAGCGATGTATACGGGGTGGCCACGTTTTATTCCCTGTTTTCCCTGACGCCCAAGGGCCGGCACAGGATCCGGGCCTGCCTGGGAACGGCCTGTTATGTCAAGGGCATCAAGGAGGTCATGGGCCGGATCAGCAAGGAGTTTGACCTGGAGGTGGGCGGCACCACCGAAGACCGGCGGTTTTCCCTGGAAGCGGTGCGCTGTCTTGGGGCATGCGGGCTGGCCCCGGTTGTGGTGGTGGACCAGGATACCTACGGCGGTATTTCCGCAGACCAGGTATCCGGGATTCTGGAAAAATACGAATAG